A genomic stretch from Pieris brassicae chromosome 9, ilPieBrab1.1, whole genome shotgun sequence includes:
- the LOC123714699 gene encoding uncharacterized protein LOC123714699 yields the protein MVLILFPVAENKEAGSEACTEFLNLIKKLIKPKEDANTSDEVTKKPKTKKFEERLEKYFDEKFPWWPSKLIEDLDATTEKPTTKATPVEKLVTSYMDFLSNLLKIF from the exons ATGGTATTG ATATTGTTTCCAGTGGCGGAGAATAAag AAGCCGGCTCGGAAGCATGCACggagtttttaaatttaataaagaaattaattaaaccgAAAGAAGATGCGAACACATCAGATGAGGTTACTAAAAAGCCAAAGACTAAAAAGTTTGAGGAACGTTTGGAGAAAT aTTTTGATGAGaaat TTCCTTGGTGGCCAAGCAAATTAATTGAAGATTTAGATGCGACCACCGAGAAGCCAACGACAAAAGCGACACCTGTAGAAAAATTAGTTACCAGTTACATGGATTTTTTGAGTAATTTACTTAAGATTTTTTAG